In Leptospirillum ferriphilum, the following proteins share a genomic window:
- a CDS encoding 2,3-bisphosphoglycerate-dependent phosphoglycerate mutase codes for MSERPATNLQKSPGTLVLVRHGQSQWNLENRFTGWVDVELTDLGREEARRAGEHLKGMPFSHAFTSHLKRAQETLRIILETGALGDIPVTSSSALNERHYGDLQGLNKDETARKYGAEQVHIWRRSYDICPPGGESLKTTAERVLPYFEGSILPFLLEGENILVVAHGNSLRAIVMALEKLTPEEILEVNIPTAVPLLYEFLPASASPPSPIPLTVRSKKVLA; via the coding sequence GTGTCTGAACGTCCAGCAACCAATCTTCAGAAATCCCCCGGCACACTCGTCCTCGTCCGGCATGGACAGAGCCAGTGGAATCTTGAAAACCGTTTTACCGGATGGGTCGACGTCGAGCTGACGGACCTTGGACGGGAAGAGGCCCGGAGGGCAGGGGAACACCTGAAAGGAATGCCTTTTTCGCACGCCTTCACTTCTCACCTGAAACGGGCCCAGGAGACCCTCCGCATCATCCTTGAAACCGGAGCTCTCGGGGACATTCCTGTCACCAGCAGCTCTGCCCTGAACGAGCGCCATTACGGAGATCTTCAGGGACTGAACAAGGATGAGACGGCGAGAAAATACGGCGCAGAACAAGTGCATATCTGGAGAAGAAGCTATGATATTTGTCCTCCGGGAGGAGAGAGTCTCAAGACGACCGCCGAACGGGTCCTTCCCTACTTTGAGGGAAGTATCCTCCCCTTTCTCCTGGAGGGGGAGAACATTCTGGTCGTGGCGCACGGAAACAGCCTCCGGGCCATCGTGATGGCGCTTGAGAAACTGACTCCGGAAGAAATCCTCGAGGTCAACATTCCCACAGCCGTCCCCCTTCTCTATGAGTTTCTTCCGGCCTCTGCTTCGCCTCCCTCCCCCATTCCCCTGACAGTGCGGAGCAAGAAGGTTCTCGCGTGA
- a CDS encoding urate hydroxylase PuuD — protein MEKEATELIVRWGHFLAGIMWIGILYYFNFIQVPFLKAVSPEGKAEAFKHLVPRALFFFRYASLLTVLFGLSILGQRGILVQAYTLHKGAAIIGMGAWLGTIMMLNVWGLIWPNQKRVLGLVPATPEEKAKAGRIAFLASRTNTMLSIPMLFFMGASSHGAALFH, from the coding sequence ATGGAAAAAGAAGCCACAGAACTGATTGTCCGGTGGGGACACTTCCTGGCCGGTATCATGTGGATCGGGATATTGTACTACTTCAACTTTATTCAGGTTCCTTTTCTCAAGGCGGTTTCGCCGGAAGGAAAAGCGGAGGCTTTCAAGCATCTTGTGCCCCGGGCGCTGTTTTTCTTCCGGTACGCTTCCCTTCTCACTGTTCTGTTCGGTTTGTCCATTCTGGGACAGAGAGGGATTCTTGTTCAGGCCTATACGCTTCACAAAGGTGCCGCAATTATCGGAATGGGTGCCTGGCTTGGCACGATCATGATGCTGAATGTCTGGGGACTGATCTGGCCGAATCAGAAAAGAGTCCTTGGTCTTGTCCCGGCAACGCCGGAAGAGAAAGCCAAGGCGGGCCGGATCGCCTTCCTGGCTTCAAGGACCAATACCATGTTGTCGATTCCCATGCTTTTTTTCATGGGAGCATCGAGCCACGGAGCGGCTTTGTTTCATTAA
- the rph gene encoding ribonuclease PH — MRSDGRKPENLRSLSIKTGVNLYAEGSVLVEMGNTKVLCTASVEEKVPPFLKDQGKGWVTAEYGMLPRSTHERNSREAAKGKQSGRTQEIQRLIGRSLRSVVDTKKMGVRTITIDCDVLQADGGTRTASISGGFVAMCLAFSELHKRGLMPEWPVREYLAAVSVGVVEGLPVLDLCYTEDSGAETDMNLVMTESGHFVEIQGTAEETPFSRQTLDTLLGLGEKGIREIIACQKSVFSFPGGSRS; from the coding sequence ATGCGATCGGATGGAAGAAAGCCCGAGAATTTGCGCTCCCTGTCGATCAAGACGGGGGTCAATCTTTATGCGGAAGGAAGCGTCCTGGTGGAAATGGGGAACACCAAGGTCCTTTGTACCGCCAGTGTGGAGGAAAAAGTTCCCCCGTTTCTGAAAGATCAGGGAAAAGGCTGGGTGACGGCCGAGTACGGAATGTTGCCACGATCGACTCATGAGAGGAATTCCCGCGAAGCGGCAAAAGGAAAACAGTCCGGCCGGACGCAGGAAATTCAGCGTCTGATTGGAAGAAGTTTGCGTTCTGTTGTCGATACGAAAAAGATGGGTGTCCGGACGATCACGATCGACTGCGATGTCCTTCAGGCCGACGGAGGAACACGGACAGCGTCCATTAGCGGTGGATTCGTCGCGATGTGCCTCGCATTTTCCGAGCTCCACAAAAGAGGTCTGATGCCTGAATGGCCCGTGCGGGAATATCTGGCAGCCGTTTCCGTGGGGGTCGTCGAAGGCCTGCCGGTTCTCGACTTGTGCTATACCGAAGACAGCGGGGCAGAGACGGACATGAACCTGGTCATGACGGAATCCGGCCATTTTGTGGAGATTCAGGGAACGGCAGAAGAAACCCCGTTTTCGAGACAGACCCTGGATACGCTTCTGGGCCTGGGAGAAAAAGGGATTCGCGAAATTATTGCCTGTCAGAAGTCTGTTTTTTCTTTCCCCGGCGGGAGCCGTTCTTGA
- the lipA gene encoding lipoyl synthase, giving the protein MDKRSFDRKVPPLNAPPDTSTLRHTPAGGRKPDWLRVLSPLHPDVFALRSRLGQDGLHTVCEEARCPNIGECFRKGTATFMILGNLCTRACPFCDVEHGKPFPPDPGEPLHLSEAVRRMNLRHVVVTSVDRDDLPDGGSSHFKAVVEALRQNVPSVRIELLVPDFRGCLPLAVETLSKALPDVLNHNIETVPRLYRKVRPGADYRHSLDLLSRFRRMHPALPTKSGLMLGLGETDEEIASVLRDLLSAGCSMLTLGQYLPPSKTHLPVDRYVTPEAFSEWKRFALREGFQQVSSGPLVRSSYHAEEHARGFFSRHS; this is encoded by the coding sequence TTGGACAAGCGCTCCTTTGACAGGAAGGTTCCTCCCCTGAACGCTCCCCCGGATACATCCACTCTCCGGCACACTCCCGCCGGTGGGCGAAAGCCGGACTGGCTGCGGGTATTGTCCCCCCTGCATCCGGACGTTTTCGCCCTTCGCTCCCGACTGGGCCAGGACGGCCTTCACACGGTCTGCGAAGAAGCGCGATGTCCCAATATCGGCGAGTGCTTCCGGAAAGGAACGGCCACGTTCATGATTCTGGGCAATCTCTGCACAAGAGCCTGCCCCTTCTGCGATGTCGAACATGGCAAACCGTTTCCTCCGGATCCCGGAGAACCGCTTCACCTCTCGGAAGCCGTCCGGCGCATGAACCTCCGTCACGTCGTCGTCACATCGGTTGACCGGGACGACCTCCCCGACGGGGGATCCAGCCATTTCAAGGCGGTCGTGGAAGCCCTCCGGCAGAACGTGCCGTCTGTGCGGATCGAACTCCTGGTCCCGGACTTTCGGGGTTGCCTCCCCCTGGCGGTCGAAACCCTTTCGAAAGCCCTTCCCGACGTTCTGAACCACAACATCGAGACCGTTCCACGACTCTACCGGAAGGTTCGCCCGGGAGCGGACTACAGGCATTCCCTCGACCTTCTGTCCCGATTCCGGCGGATGCACCCTGCCCTGCCGACAAAATCCGGTCTCATGCTGGGACTGGGAGAAACGGATGAGGAAATTGCGTCCGTCCTCCGGGATCTCCTGTCGGCAGGCTGCTCCATGCTGACTCTCGGACAATACCTCCCCCCATCAAAAACGCACCTTCCGGTCGACCGTTATGTCACACCCGAAGCATTTTCGGAATGGAAGCGCTTTGCCCTTCGGGAAGGTTTTCAGCAGGTGTCTTCCGGTCCACTGGTCCGCTCTTCCTACCATGCGGAAGAACATGCGAGGGGATTCTTCTCCCGCCACTCTTGA
- a CDS encoding HD-GYP domain-containing protein: protein MKRYRTIPVNRLQIGDHVIGIDKSWLETPFLSHRFRIRSKEDIERLRASGVSMVTIEADSPEQDNPALPPPPDSGETLPLREVSLPSYKVAEMLTSLHKYLVYKYKTLFEELRQMPESGKVDTTPFVNALEEVEKLGRQYPDAYLFLAHLQSTDDETFIHSVNTMFLSLYLAHYQESTREDAILWGLSGLFHDLGKVHIPLEILHKTSPLTPEEWTVIQDHPVMGQKLLSGRSNLPSMVARVAGEHHVRRNGKSYPDNVLYAATDSVTRAIMILDTFDAMTSDRSYRRGVSPSKALRKILEASRESLDPEWSTKFFLSMGIYPVGTVVELSDGEVGVVTKYHSRAPTPETNPRTNQSFSVLILKSRQGLSVIKPFIRHIEWALNSPPPVQKTWNHSDFNIDWDFVRSHASIWM from the coding sequence GTGAAGAGATACCGGACGATCCCTGTCAACCGGCTTCAAATCGGTGATCATGTCATCGGGATCGACAAAAGCTGGCTGGAAACCCCCTTCCTGTCCCATCGTTTCCGCATCCGGTCAAAAGAAGATATCGAACGGCTCCGGGCATCTGGCGTGTCCATGGTAACCATTGAAGCGGATTCCCCCGAACAGGACAATCCCGCACTGCCGCCCCCTCCCGATTCCGGGGAGACTCTTCCTCTCAGGGAAGTCTCCCTGCCTTCCTACAAGGTTGCGGAAATGCTCACGAGCCTTCACAAGTATCTCGTGTACAAATACAAGACCCTGTTCGAAGAACTTCGCCAGATGCCCGAGTCGGGAAAGGTCGACACCACCCCTTTCGTCAATGCCCTGGAGGAAGTTGAAAAACTCGGCCGGCAGTATCCCGACGCCTATCTGTTCCTCGCCCATCTCCAGTCGACGGACGACGAGACATTCATCCATTCAGTCAACACCATGTTTCTCTCCCTTTATCTCGCCCACTATCAGGAAAGCACCCGGGAAGACGCAATCCTGTGGGGGCTGTCCGGTCTGTTTCATGACCTGGGGAAAGTCCACATCCCCCTGGAAATTCTCCACAAGACTTCCCCTCTGACCCCTGAAGAGTGGACCGTGATCCAGGATCACCCGGTCATGGGCCAGAAGTTGCTCTCCGGACGCAGCAACCTGCCATCCATGGTTGCTCGCGTCGCGGGAGAACACCATGTGCGACGAAACGGCAAAAGCTATCCGGACAATGTGCTTTATGCGGCGACGGACAGCGTGACCCGGGCGATCATGATCCTGGACACGTTTGACGCCATGACGTCCGACCGTTCCTACAGACGGGGAGTCTCCCCCTCCAAAGCTCTCCGGAAGATCCTGGAAGCTTCCCGCGAGTCGCTGGATCCCGAATGGAGTACGAAATTTTTTCTCAGCATGGGCATTTATCCCGTAGGGACGGTGGTCGAACTCTCGGATGGAGAAGTCGGGGTCGTCACCAAGTATCACTCCCGCGCCCCCACCCCCGAAACCAATCCCAGAACAAACCAGTCCTTTTCCGTTCTGATTCTGAAAAGCCGACAGGGTCTTTCTGTCATCAAACCCTTTATCCGGCATATCGAGTGGGCCCTGAACAGCCCGCCCCCTGTCCAGAAAACATGGAACCACTCGGATTTCAATATCGACTGGGACTTTGTCCGTTCGCATGCCAGCATCTGGATGTAG
- the murI gene encoding glutamate racemase — protein MSVAEPRSKGGIALFDSGVGGLTVLRHFWETFPDRDFAYLGDMARFPYGTKSRETILRFARENVLFLQTLHPSLIVAACFTVSSQVLPELSREFPDVPIVGVLEAGARAACRLTRTGSVGVLATEGTISSQAYPAVIGEMTAHAVRVYGQACPLFAPMVEEGVTEGPIAELVARKYLEPFLSVYREVDTIILGCTHYPPLRRTMEAILPDVVFVDPGQELAEELKKAGKTNGYSGNALPERRFYVTDSPKRFVRIGENLLGHPIRELPEVLTLPDPPFLTPFPETSRGFFAKEDGRSAVPDATVPPERREADGR, from the coding sequence ATGAGTGTCGCAGAGCCCCGGTCAAAAGGCGGCATCGCCCTTTTCGATTCCGGAGTCGGTGGACTGACCGTTCTCCGCCATTTTTGGGAGACATTCCCCGACCGGGATTTTGCCTATCTGGGGGATATGGCCCGTTTCCCCTACGGGACGAAGTCCCGGGAGACGATCCTCCGGTTTGCCCGGGAAAATGTCCTGTTCCTTCAGACTCTTCATCCTTCCCTGATCGTTGCTGCGTGTTTTACTGTTTCAAGCCAGGTTCTTCCCGAACTTTCCAGGGAATTTCCCGATGTTCCGATCGTCGGTGTGCTTGAAGCCGGTGCCCGTGCGGCCTGCCGACTCACCCGGACGGGATCGGTCGGAGTCCTGGCGACGGAAGGGACCATTTCCAGTCAGGCCTACCCGGCCGTCATCGGAGAGATGACCGCACACGCTGTTCGTGTTTATGGTCAGGCTTGTCCGCTGTTCGCTCCGATGGTCGAGGAGGGTGTGACGGAAGGTCCCATCGCCGAACTGGTTGCCCGAAAATATCTGGAGCCCTTTTTGAGCGTTTATCGGGAAGTCGATACCATTATTTTGGGCTGCACGCACTACCCTCCTCTTCGACGGACGATGGAGGCGATCCTGCCGGATGTCGTTTTCGTGGATCCGGGACAGGAACTGGCGGAAGAATTGAAAAAGGCCGGAAAAACGAATGGGTATTCGGGAAACGCATTGCCGGAACGACGTTTTTATGTGACAGACAGTCCAAAACGGTTTGTCCGGATCGGGGAAAATCTTCTGGGACATCCGATCCGCGAATTGCCGGAGGTGCTTACTCTTCCGGACCCGCCTTTTCTGACGCCGTTTCCAGAAACTTCTCGCGGATTTTTTGCGAAAGAGGATGGTCGGTCTGCCGTTCCGGATGCCACTGTACCCCCAGAAAGAAGGGAAGCCGACGGTCGATAA
- a CDS encoding DEAD/DEAH box helicase, translating into MTFEALGLSPEILRALNDLGHASPTPIQKQSIPHVIDGRDLLGIAQTGTGKTGGFLLPVLHKIAEGRRHGIRNRALVLSPTRELATQIHQAAKDYAKYLHTNAVLLVGGVDFIRQERNLKRNWDIVVATPGRLLDHVRRNNLTLANTSLVIIDEADRMLDMGFLPDINTIVRQLPKGRQSLLFSATCPPRIQELAATFQNDAVIVRVEPERKGSDHIHQEWITVSHGSQKLGLLKKVLDEGKSETGQVIIFTRTKRSAEDLSIALNDAGYPSDALHGDKSQPVRNRVLSRFRRGDLKVLVATDVAARGLDIDGITHVINYDLPQTAEDYVHRIGRTGRAGRTGRALSFFHPADRDIVRSIETMAGKPIPHSPHSIPLSEQSLRKTFTRRPSFGRSTDRTSRGENRFRTDRGQQGRPRSSTSGNRFSYGNRKSSQNSATSAHEER; encoded by the coding sequence ATGACTTTTGAAGCACTTGGACTCTCTCCAGAGATTCTCCGCGCCCTGAACGATCTTGGACACGCTTCTCCCACTCCCATCCAGAAACAATCCATTCCCCACGTCATTGACGGCCGGGATCTTCTGGGAATCGCCCAGACCGGAACGGGAAAGACCGGAGGTTTCCTTCTGCCTGTTCTGCACAAGATTGCCGAAGGCAGACGGCACGGGATACGGAATCGGGCTCTCGTCCTCTCTCCGACCCGGGAACTTGCCACCCAGATTCACCAGGCCGCGAAGGATTACGCGAAATATTTGCATACGAATGCCGTCCTTCTGGTGGGCGGAGTGGACTTTATCCGTCAGGAAAGGAATCTGAAAAGGAACTGGGACATTGTGGTCGCCACTCCAGGACGCCTTCTGGATCATGTCCGACGGAACAACCTGACTCTGGCAAACACCTCTCTCGTCATCATCGACGAGGCGGACAGAATGCTCGACATGGGATTTCTGCCCGACATCAACACGATTGTCCGTCAATTGCCAAAAGGCCGGCAGTCTCTCCTTTTTTCAGCGACCTGTCCTCCCCGGATCCAGGAACTTGCAGCCACCTTTCAGAACGATGCGGTCATCGTTCGCGTCGAACCGGAAAGAAAGGGTTCGGACCATATCCATCAGGAATGGATTACCGTTTCCCATGGTTCGCAAAAACTTGGCCTTCTCAAGAAAGTCCTGGATGAAGGGAAATCCGAAACCGGACAAGTCATCATCTTTACCCGGACAAAACGAAGTGCGGAAGATCTGTCCATCGCACTCAACGATGCCGGCTATCCGTCGGACGCTCTCCACGGAGACAAGTCCCAGCCGGTCCGAAACCGGGTTCTGAGCCGCTTCCGCAGAGGAGACCTCAAGGTTCTGGTCGCAACAGACGTGGCGGCCCGGGGTCTCGACATCGACGGGATCACCCATGTCATCAATTATGACCTGCCACAAACGGCCGAAGACTATGTCCACCGGATCGGACGAACAGGCCGGGCGGGGAGAACGGGGCGCGCGTTGTCTTTCTTTCACCCCGCAGACCGGGATATCGTCCGGTCGATCGAAACCATGGCAGGAAAACCCATTCCACATTCTCCGCACTCCATTCCTCTTAGCGAACAGAGTCTCCGGAAAACCTTCACCCGCCGGCCTTCCTTCGGAAGATCCACGGACAGGACCTCCCGGGGAGAAAATCGTTTCCGGACGGACCGGGGGCAGCAGGGTCGGCCACGTTCCTCAACCAGCGGGAACCGCTTTTCCTACGGCAACCGGAAATCCTCCCAGAATTCGGCGACATCTGCCCATGAAGAAAGGTAA
- the nagZ gene encoding beta-N-acetylhexosaminidase yields the protein MTSREHPEPDWGQWLWVSLPGDRLAGEDIRWLRQVRPGAVVLFSENGTRAEDVKKLISGIREALFPQDVWIAIDQEGGRVARLKEGVPRLSPARSLGKGDPSEIFRSAFHLGTALRQTGIDIDFAPVLDVDSNPDNPVIGDRSFSREPWEVARLSMAFSHGLEAGGIIPCGKHVPGHGDTLLDSHLALPTVDAPEAILSEREFLPFEKAIADGMPMLMTAHVMYPALDKKWPATLSRKIMQDMLRKKWDFRGLLLSDDLSMAAVGKPFPFSVVVERALSVTCDGLLVLKSREKPLEAIRIIKNLAGKNPGLWRARLEKSIARRAVLGKRIAFCRKAAERLPG from the coding sequence ATGACGTCTCGGGAACACCCGGAACCCGACTGGGGACAGTGGTTGTGGGTCAGTCTGCCCGGGGATCGTCTGGCAGGGGAGGACATCCGCTGGCTGCGCCAGGTCCGCCCCGGAGCGGTGGTGTTGTTTTCCGAAAACGGGACGCGCGCTGAAGACGTGAAAAAACTGATTTCCGGAATACGGGAGGCCCTTTTCCCGCAGGACGTCTGGATTGCGATCGATCAGGAAGGGGGACGCGTCGCCCGCCTGAAGGAAGGTGTGCCGCGTCTCTCTCCCGCCAGAAGCCTGGGAAAGGGAGATCCCTCCGAAATCTTCCGGTCGGCCTTCCATCTCGGAACTGCCTTGCGGCAGACGGGGATCGACATCGATTTCGCCCCCGTACTGGACGTGGATTCCAATCCGGACAATCCGGTGATCGGCGATCGCTCCTTTTCCAGGGAGCCCTGGGAGGTTGCCCGTCTGTCCATGGCGTTTTCACACGGACTGGAGGCGGGAGGGATCATCCCTTGCGGAAAACACGTTCCCGGCCACGGAGACACTCTTCTGGACTCCCACCTGGCCCTTCCGACGGTTGATGCACCGGAAGCCATCCTTTCTGAACGAGAGTTTCTTCCGTTCGAAAAAGCGATCGCAGATGGAATGCCGATGCTGATGACGGCTCATGTCATGTATCCCGCTCTGGACAAGAAATGGCCGGCCACCCTGTCCCGGAAAATCATGCAGGACATGCTTCGGAAGAAGTGGGATTTTCGCGGCCTTCTTTTGTCCGATGACCTGTCCATGGCCGCGGTCGGAAAACCCTTTCCTTTTTCCGTTGTGGTCGAGAGAGCCCTGTCTGTCACCTGTGACGGCCTCCTGGTCCTCAAATCCCGCGAAAAACCACTGGAGGCCATTCGGATTATCAAGAATCTGGCCGGAAAAAATCCAGGTCTCTGGCGCGCTCGTCTTGAAAAATCGATCGCCCGCCGTGCCGTCCTTGGAAAAAGAATTGCCTTCTGCCGCAAGGCCGCCGAAAGGCTTCCCGGATGA
- the glgX gene encoding glycogen debranching protein GlgX, translated as MRTMPGKPYPLGATWDGKGVNFALFSENADKVELCLFPAADALREDCRVLLSEQSNHVWHVYLPEARPGWLYGYRVHGPYNPASGLRFNPWKVLIDPYARGIARRVQWDDAMFSYPLGNPQEDLALDRTDNAAYAPLGVVVDPSYQWGEDRPPRIPWEETIIYEVHVKGFTASHPDVPERLRGTYAGLASEPVIDYLLSLGVTAVELLPVHQFASEYSLVKKGLTNYWGYNTLSYFAPDNRYGSGLMSNVDEFKMMVRTLHDAGIEVILDVVYNHTAEGNHLGPMLSLRGIDNPTYYRLVGENPRYYMDYTGCGNTLNMRHPQVLQLIMDSLRYWVTHMHVDGFRFDLASALARELHEVDRLSAFFDVIQQDPVVSQVKLIAEPWDIGEGGYQVGNFPPLWTEWNGRYRDCIRRFWKGEGRQVAELATRLSGSSDLYEQGGRRPHASINFITAHDGFTLNDLVSYNRKHNEANGEENRDGTDDNISWNCGEEGPTDNSEIRELRARQMRNFLATLLLSQGVPMILGGDEFGRTQQGNNNAYCQDNPITWFDWNLTADQKELLEFARTLVHFRRSSPVLKRRKFFQGRRIRGSEIKDISWFSPAGREMTDEEWNSDFVRCLGMRLAGDAITERDPRGHAVTGDTLLILLNADYQGLDFILPAHKKGAHWSMVINTATHNRNNRGRRRSLFRGGRPFAIEGRSVAVFTLNRSMELP; from the coding sequence ATGCGTACAATGCCCGGTAAACCCTATCCATTGGGGGCAACGTGGGACGGCAAAGGTGTCAATTTTGCCCTTTTCTCGGAAAATGCGGACAAGGTCGAGCTTTGCCTGTTTCCTGCCGCCGATGCCCTTCGGGAAGATTGCCGGGTGCTGTTGTCCGAGCAGAGCAACCATGTCTGGCATGTCTATCTTCCGGAAGCCCGTCCCGGGTGGCTCTATGGCTATCGTGTGCACGGCCCTTACAATCCCGCGTCGGGATTACGGTTCAATCCCTGGAAAGTCCTGATCGATCCCTATGCCCGCGGGATTGCCAGACGGGTGCAATGGGACGATGCCATGTTCTCTTATCCCCTGGGGAATCCCCAGGAGGACCTCGCCCTGGACAGGACGGACAATGCCGCCTATGCCCCGTTGGGAGTCGTGGTCGACCCGTCCTATCAGTGGGGAGAGGACCGGCCTCCCCGCATCCCCTGGGAGGAAACGATCATTTATGAGGTCCATGTGAAAGGGTTTACGGCGTCCCATCCGGATGTTCCGGAACGTCTCCGGGGCACGTATGCCGGTCTTGCAAGCGAACCTGTGATCGACTATCTGCTTTCCCTGGGAGTCACCGCGGTCGAACTCCTTCCTGTTCATCAGTTTGCCAGTGAATACAGTCTTGTCAAAAAGGGGCTGACCAACTACTGGGGGTATAATACCCTGTCCTATTTTGCTCCGGACAATCGCTACGGTTCAGGGCTGATGTCGAACGTGGACGAGTTCAAGATGATGGTGCGCACGCTCCACGATGCCGGGATCGAAGTGATTCTGGATGTCGTCTACAACCATACGGCCGAAGGGAACCATCTCGGCCCGATGCTTTCCCTCCGGGGAATCGACAACCCCACCTATTACCGTCTGGTCGGGGAAAATCCCCGTTATTACATGGACTACACGGGGTGCGGAAACACCCTGAACATGCGGCATCCCCAGGTTCTCCAACTGATTATGGACAGTTTGCGGTACTGGGTGACGCACATGCATGTGGACGGATTCCGGTTCGATCTTGCGAGCGCCCTGGCCCGGGAGCTCCATGAAGTGGACCGCCTGAGCGCTTTTTTCGATGTCATCCAGCAGGATCCGGTTGTCTCCCAGGTCAAGCTGATCGCAGAACCGTGGGATATCGGAGAAGGGGGCTACCAGGTCGGCAATTTTCCCCCGTTGTGGACCGAATGGAACGGACGGTACCGGGACTGCATCCGCCGCTTCTGGAAGGGGGAAGGGCGTCAGGTCGCCGAACTGGCGACGCGGTTATCGGGAAGCAGTGACCTGTATGAGCAGGGGGGGAGACGTCCCCATGCCAGCATCAATTTCATCACGGCCCATGACGGGTTCACTCTGAACGACCTCGTCAGTTACAACCGGAAACATAATGAAGCCAACGGGGAGGAGAACCGGGACGGGACGGACGACAATATCAGCTGGAACTGCGGAGAAGAGGGCCCGACAGACAACAGCGAAATCCGGGAGCTTCGCGCACGGCAGATGCGAAATTTTCTCGCGACACTCCTTCTTTCCCAGGGCGTCCCGATGATCCTCGGGGGGGACGAGTTCGGGCGGACACAGCAGGGGAACAACAACGCCTATTGCCAGGACAACCCGATCACCTGGTTCGACTGGAACCTGACGGCGGATCAGAAGGAGCTTCTGGAGTTTGCCCGCACGCTGGTCCATTTTCGACGGTCTTCTCCGGTCCTGAAACGGCGCAAGTTTTTTCAGGGACGCCGCATCCGGGGCTCCGAGATCAAGGATATTTCCTGGTTTTCGCCCGCTGGCCGGGAAATGACCGACGAGGAGTGGAATTCGGATTTTGTTCGATGTCTCGGGATGCGTCTTGCCGGGGATGCCATAACGGAACGGGATCCCCGGGGACATGCGGTGACCGGAGACACTCTTCTGATTCTGTTGAACGCCGACTATCAGGGACTGGATTTTATTTTGCCAGCTCATAAAAAAGGGGCCCATTGGTCCATGGTGATCAACACGGCAACACACAACAGGAATAACCGGGGAAGAAGGAGGAGTCTTTTTCGCGGAGGCAGGCCTTTTGCCATCGAAGGAAGAAGTGTGGCCGTTTTTACCCTGAACCGGTCGATGGAACTCCCGTAA
- a CDS encoding non-canonical purine NTP pyrophosphatase encodes MKKTLLLASGNPHKFEEFRRLFPEGVGLEMASPDTFFPPEDRETYFGNAFLKANACFPAPGRLILADDSGLEVDALDGRPGVLSSRFAGAGASSLMNCQALVREMKTVAPEKRTARFRCVLVLLDGDSGRLTGAAQGVVEGRLTRGVLGEGGFGYDPLFVPEGYQVSFGILPSSVKDRISHRARAIFNLLTLLEGLPA; translated from the coding sequence TTGAAAAAGACGCTGCTTCTGGCATCGGGAAACCCCCACAAGTTCGAAGAGTTTCGCCGGTTGTTTCCGGAAGGGGTCGGACTCGAAATGGCTTCTCCGGACACTTTTTTCCCCCCGGAAGACAGGGAAACCTATTTCGGGAACGCTTTTCTGAAAGCAAATGCCTGTTTCCCGGCCCCGGGCCGCCTGATCCTTGCCGATGATTCCGGTCTGGAAGTCGATGCCCTGGACGGGAGGCCGGGTGTGCTGTCTTCGCGTTTTGCCGGAGCGGGAGCGAGTTCCCTTATGAATTGCCAGGCACTCGTCCGGGAAATGAAAACGGTGGCCCCTGAAAAAAGGACCGCCCGCTTCCGGTGTGTTCTTGTGTTGCTGGACGGGGATTCCGGACGGTTGACGGGTGCTGCCCAGGGGGTTGTGGAGGGACGACTGACAAGGGGAGTCCTCGGGGAAGGAGGATTCGGGTATGACCCTTTGTTTGTTCCCGAAGGGTATCAGGTTTCATTCGGTATCCTGCCCTCCTCGGTCAAGGACCGGATCTCCCACCGCGCCAGGGCCATTTTCAATCTGCTCACACTTCTTGAAGGGTTGCCGGCATGA